In the genome of Methylomagnum ishizawai, the window CCGGACGGGACCGGCGTGCGCGACTATATCCATGTCAGCGACCTGGCCGATGCCCATATCCGCGCCCTGGACCATCTCAGGGGCGGCGGGGCTTCGGCTACGCTGAACTGCGGCTACGGCCACGGCTACAGCGTGCGGGAAGTGATCGACGCCGTGAACCGGGTCCACGGCAGCCCCATCGCAGTGGAAGAACAACCACGGCGGGCGGGCGATCCGCCGCAACTGGTGGCGGCGGTGAATAAAATCCACGCCACCTTCGCTTGGCGTCCGCGCTACGACGACCTCGATTTCATCGTCAAGACTTCGCTGGATTGGGAAAAGAAGCTGCTGACGCAGCCTTGGGGGGAATGAAGTCCGTTCCATAGCCGACGGAATCCGGGAACCCCCGGATTCCGCGCAACGCCCAGGACCACGCCGCTGCCGCCACGCTTGAGCTTGCCCGGAGGGTTTTCCATAATCGGACCCGATTGCAACCCTCACGCAAGGCAGCGCCATGAACCCCGCCTCCGTACCCGTCCTTTGCCTAGCGCTCGGCGCGGCCCTGTCCCCCGCCGTCCATTCCCTGCCGTCCAAGGCCGAACTCGGCAGGCAACTCTTCTTCGACGCCAACCTCTCGGAACCCGCCGGGCAAGCCTGCGCCGATTGCCACGACCCGTTCCGTGGCTTCAGCGACCAGGACCGCGGTTCGCCCACTTCCGCCGGGGCTGTACCGGGCCGGGCCGGCCCGCGCAACGCTTTGACCGCGATGTATGCCGATTACAGTCCGGCGTTCCATTTCGACGCCAGGGCGGGCCTGTATTACGGCGGACTGTTCTGGGATGGCCGGGCCGCCAGCCTGGAAGCACAAACCAAGGGTCCGCTCCTGAACCCCCTGGAAATGAACAACCCCGACATCGCCACGTTGATCGGCAAGGTCCGCGCGGCCCCCTACGCGCCCTTGTTCGCCCAGGTGTTCGGCCCCGACGCACTGGACGACCCGGCCACGGCCTACGACCATCTGGCGGCGGCCATCGCCGAATTCGAGCGCGGCCCCAAGCTCAACCGCTTTGCCTCGAAATACGACGCCTATCTGGCCGGGCGGGTCAAACTGACCCGGCAGGAGGCCCAGGGCTTGGCCTTGTTCGAGGCACCGGAAAAAGGCGGCTGCGCTTCCTGCCATCTGAGCCGGTCCGCTCCCGACGCTGCGCCGCCCTTGTTCACCGACTTCAGCTACCACAACATCGGCGTGCCCAAGAACCCCAACAACCCGTTCTACGCCCTGCCCCCGGAATTCAATCCAGAGGGTGCGGCGTTCGTGGACCTGGGGCTGGGTGGAGTGCTGGACCAGCCGACGGAATACGGTAAATTCAAGGTGCCCACCCTGCGCAATCTCGCCCGGACCGCGCCCTATATGCACAACGGTTATTTCAGGACTTTGCGCGGCGTGGTGGATTTCTACAACAGCCGGGACCGCAAGCCCGCCTGCCCCAAGCCCCTGCTCGGGGAAAGCGCCGCCCTGCGCCGGGGTTGCTGGCCGGTCCCGGAAACCAGCGCCAACCTGAACACCGCCCAAGTCGGCCACCTGGGGCTGCGCGACACCGAAATCGACGCCATCGTCGCCTTCCTGCTGACCCTGACCGACGGCTACCAGCCCTGACCCGTCCGGTTTGGGTCCGTGGAAAGCTCCCGGAGTCCGAAGCTAGCTTTGGACTCCGGCCACAACCCCGGATCGCCTCCCAGGCCGGGTCCAGCTTGATATTCCCACCAACCACCACCATTTTCAGGGCTATCTATTCCAACCTCCCAACGGCAGGCAGCCATGCAGTTCAAGGATTATTACCAGACCCTCGGGGTGGCGCGGACGGCCACGGCAGCCGACATCAAAAAAGCCTTCCGCAAGCTGGCCCGCAAATACCACCCGGACGTTTCCAAGGAAAAGGACGCCGAACAGCGCATGCAGGAACTGAACGAAGCCTACACGGTGCTATCCGATCCCGAAAAACGCGCCGCCTACGACCAAGTCGGGCGCGGCTACCAACCGGGCCAGGATTTCCGGCCGCCGCCGGACTGGGACGCCGGTTTCGAATTCGCGGGCCAGGGGTCCGGGCCGGGCGAGGCGGCGGATTTCAGCGACTTCTTCTCCGAATTATTCGGGCGCAGGAGCCGTAGCGGCGGCGGTTTCGGCAAACGCGGCGACGGCTTCCGGGCGGCGGGCGCGGACCATCACTCCAAGGTGATGCTGGACCTGGAAGACGCCTTCCGCGGCGCGACCCGGCGGGTTTCTCTGCGGGCGCCGCGCTTGGACGGCCAGGGCCATCTGGTCATGGATAACCGCGACCTGACCGTGAAGATTCCCAAGGGCATCCGCGCCGGACAAACCATCCGCCTGGCGGGCCAGGGCGCGCCCGGCAGCGGCGGCGCGGCGGCGGGGGATTTGCTGTTGGAAGTGCATTTCCAGCCCCATCCCCGGTTCCGGGTGGCGGGCGGGGATTTGCACCTCGATTTGCCGGTCGCGCCCTGGGAAGCGGCGCTGGGCGCGGTGATCGCGGTGGAGATGCCGGACGGTCCCTTGAAAGTCCGCATCCCGGCGGGGGCGCAGAGCGGCCAAGTCCTGCGCGTGCGCGGCAAGGGCATTCCCAGCCAGCCGCCGGGCGATTTGCTGATCGCCATCCGGGTGGTGCTACCGCCCGCCGACAGCCCCAAGGCGCGGGAGCTTTACGAGCGGATGGCCCGCGAACTCGCCTTCGATCCACGCCAGCACGGGAGCCACGACCATGCGTGAGAACGACATCCTGATCGGCAGCCTGATGGAGGAAACCTGGCTGACCCTGGAACAAGTGGCGGCCGCCTGCCGGGTCGAACCGGACTGGCTGGTGCGCCATATCGAGGAAGGTTTATTTCCCGGTAGCCGGGGCACGGCGGGGATTTGGCGGTTTTCCAGCGCCCAGTTGCGCCGGGCGCGGCGGATGCGGCAAGTGGAGCGCGATTTCGACGCCGTGCCGGAACTGGCGGCCCTGGTCGCCGATATGCTGGAAGAATTGGATGAACTCCGGGCGCGGCTGGACCGCGCCCGCCCACGTTGAGGGGAAAACCGATGAACGACAAACTGCATTTGGTCTGCCCGCACTGCCACGCGGTGAACCGGGTTCCCGCCGAGAAACTCGGGCACGGACCCAACTGCGGGCACTGCCACCGGCCCTTGTTCACCGGCCATCCGGTGGAACTAAACGCCGCCACCTTCGCCCAGCATATCGGGCGCAACGATATTCCGGTGCTGGTGGATTTCTGGGCACCCTGGTGCGGACCCTGCAAGATGATGGCCCCTTATTTCGTCCAGGCGGCGGGGCTGTTGGAACCCCAGGTCCGGCTCGCCAAGCTCGACACCCAGGCGGAACCGGGTTTGGGGTCCGAGCATGGCATCCTCAGCATTCCCACCCTGGCCTTATTCCAGGGCGGGCGGGAAGTGGCCCGGCAAGCGGGGGCGATGGGTACCCGCGATATCGTGGCCTGGGTGCGCTCGCATCTTTGAAACGGGGCGGGCCACGACCCGCCCCGCTTTCCTCAATCGCGGGGGGCCATCTCGAAGAAAATCATCTGCGACTCATCGCCCGCGACGTTCTCGACGGTCATCTCGTGGCCGCTTTCCCAGAACACATCGCCCGCCGAGTAAATCTTGGTCTCGCCGCCGTCCACCACCTTGAGCTTGCCCTTGATGACATAGCGCGGCCCCGGCCCCGGATGGGTGTGGGTGGGCGATTTGGCCCCGGCGGGGAAAGTCACCCGGACCACATGGGTTTGAATCTGGGCCGAGGGCAGATCGACATCCCGGTTGAACAGGGCTTGGCGCGAGGGCTTGGGCGCCCCGCCTTCCGCCCCGTCCGCGAGCGCCGGACCCACCAGCCACACCGCCATCCCGGCCAGGGTGGATAATCCCACAATAAGCTTGTTCATCTTCATCTTGGTTCACCTCGCATAGCTTCTCGCTTGAAAAAATCACCGACAACGCGGCACGGCCTCGCGGCCCGGAGGCAGGTTAGCGCAATGCGGGGTGGGCGGGAACAGCCTGGGCGGCTTTAGGCGACGGAACGGCATCCCATGGCGGGCAGGAAACCGGGGGTATTTCCGATCAAGCGTCGCGGATGGGCGGCAGCGATAACCCGGCCAGAAGGACGGGCTTGACTGTTTCCATTTACTCCACGGCCTTGCGCGGCCCCGTCAATAACGCGGTGAATATGCCAAGACCGATGAACATCCCGCCGCCAAACTTGCGCCCAGCGTGGCGAAGAACACCACCGCGCAATACAGGCGCGACCGCGCTGGCTGCCAAGGCGTAGCCACTGTCGGTTATCGCGGCGATCATCACGAAGAGGGAACCCAACGTCACGCACTGAAGCGGAATCGATATGCCAGGGTCCAGGAACTGTGGCAGGAATGCGGCGAAAAATACCGTGGTTTTCGGGTTAAGCAACGCGACCACGAAGCCATCCCGGAAAATACGCCAGAATGGCAGCGCGGCAGGCATAGCCGCCAGATTATCGACCGGGGAAGAGCGGAGCATCTGTAGACCAAGATATACAAGGTATAACGCGCCCGCATACTTGACCACGGAAAACGCTAGCGCAGACACCGCGAATAAAGCGGCAAGCCCCACCGCAGCGGCCAGCACATTGCCAAGGTTGCCGAGGGCAACCCCCGCGACCGACGCCAACCCGGAAAGACGCCCTTGCACAAGGCTGCGCGTCACGATGTACAACACTCCGGGTCCAGGCGTGATGGCGAGGACCAAGCCCGCGAGCAGGAATGTGGAGAACAAAGGCCAAGGTGGAATGAGATCGGTCATCGCAGAAACCCCGGATGATTGGAGATAAAGCCATAAATCCGTAGCCCACCCTTCCGGGTATCGCGGTGGGTATGGGCACATGCCCACAAGCCGTTTGAAAATGGCCTAACCACGCAGATCGAAATGCTCATGCAAGCACACCAATTCCTTGCCGCCCAAGAGGAGCTTATGTCCCTGCGCTTCCTTGCTGGACAGCTTGAGCGGACTGGCCCCGGCCTTGGCCATGAAATCGACATAATCCCGGTAATTCTCGGCGCTGATGATTTCGCTGTACAACGGGGTTTTGAACACGACGATGTATAGCACGGAAATATCCGTGCCCGCAGCCAAGGTGCCGGCGGTGGCATAGAGGAGTTGATAACGGACCTCGAATACCGATGGGTCGGGGGCCGGGAAATGGAGCTTGAGCAGTTGTTCTATTCTCTCGGGAGCATTGGTCGATTCACCGGCGATTTGTCGGGCTTTCGCGGTAAGGTATGCTTCCCGGACCAACGCACCAAAGGGTTCATCGACCTTGGCCTCCACCCCCACGAAGAGGGATTTCCCCGATCCCGTCCGCCCGTAAATCCCCAGATCGTGCATCCGACCCCGCCCGAACGCGTCGAAACGGATTTCCCGCTCGGGGATGGCTTTGTCAAACTCCACCGCTTCCCCCAACGCATCGGCAATCCTGGCCCGCAGGGTGCTGGCCCCATCCCGATGGAGGATGAATTCCGCCATCGAGTAGGCGCTGCGGTGTTCTTTCCATTGCTGCGCCGAGCGTGGGGATTGGTAGAGCTTGGCCCAAGCGGCCAATGAATCGATCCGTTTGCCTTGGTTATCGACGATGTCCATAGTTGATTTCTAAAGTCCGGTGGCGGGAACGGGCCGCCCCCCTCGATTCCTGCACGCGACAACCTGCCTATGGACAATCCACCCGCCTTATCCGCTTCCAAATACGCCAGATAGGCAGGATGATCACATCTATAACGATACGGGCGACGGGATAAAGAAAAGCTAGCCGATCAGGCAGGGCCAGCATGCGGAAATGCGGCACACGCGGGGTCAATAGCGTACGTAGGCCGTAGCGTATACGGTCGGCGACGCGCTCGCGCACGCGCCAGCGGAAACGGGTTAGCCGGAACACGTCGCGGGTTTCGCCTTGGGAAAGCGGCAGGTTGCGCTCGACGTGCGCCGCCAGGCCGGGGATCGCCGGGTCGGCCAGCGCTTGCTCGACGAGGTGGATAGGCACCTCGGCACCGACCAGCCTCTGGGCCAGCAGCACCGCCAGCAGCAGCATGCGTCGGCAACCGCAGGCGGTCGCACGTTCCAGCGCCAACCGCGCATCGAGCATCGGCCAAGCGGCAAAAATAGCCGCGATGTCGCTCAGCCAGATCAGCCGCGACCACTCCTCCTTCGAGCCATGCACCGCGGCCACGAGCAGCGTGTCCTCGGGCGACAGCCCCCGTACCCGGCCCAGCCCCGGCGCTTCGAATTCGACCGTCCGGGCGAACAACGCATCCACATCGATCCCGGCGCAAAAGGTCCAGGGTGCCAAGGCCCAGTGGGGTTCAAGCGGGGTGCGGTCGGGGGCGAACAAAATGTCCTGGCCGTTGTACTCATGGTAATCGCGCAGGCGGCTGGGCGGCAGGTCTTCCAGGGTGCCGCGATACCCGAGCGCCGCGAGCACGGTCAAGGCGGCGTCCCGGTGCGCGGGGCGGATCAACAGGTCGAGATCGCGGAAACGGCGTAACTCAGGATTGGCATAGACCCGGCAGGCGAGCCCCGGCCCTTTGATCGGCATCGCATCGACACCGGCCACTTCAAGCTTGTCGAGCAATTCGCGTAATTCCCCCAAGCCGGAGGCGAACGAGGCCGCGCAGGTTTCGAGATAGGTTTGGCAAGCCGCAGCCATGTCCCCGGAGGCCGCCCCGAGCGCCGCCATATGGTGGCATAAGAGACCGGCGGTGCCGTGATCAAGGGCTTGGCGTATCAGCCAAGCCCAGTCGGATTCCGAATAGCCCGAACCCGCCCCGGACAACAAGCGCTCCCCGTGGCCGGACAGTTGCGGGCGGGCGGTTTCGAGCAGGAGCGAGAAGTCGGGCTGGGTATTCAAAGGAACGGGGCCGGGGCAATGGTGCCGGGGCTTTCAGCGACAGCCGCACCGCCGCCGATATCGCGGCACAGGTTCAGCACGGTTTCGGCCTCTTGGTCGAGATCGCTGCCGGTCAGTTCATAACAGTCGAGGCGCTTGATCAATCCCACCAGAGCCATCGCATCCAGCAGTTCGAGCGGCTGCGGGATCGCGACACAGTTCTGCATGAGCAAGCCGAACGCCTCGGCGGACGACAGCTTGCGCAACGATTGCGGAGCGCCGGCCACATAACGCCGGAACACCAACAATCTGGCCTCCGCGCTGTGGCCCGGCGGCGGCAGGCTCGCGGGCGGCGGTGGCAGATACCGCACTTCAAGGCCATCTTCGCGGATATGCACGGGCAATTCGGCCAAACCCGGAAAATACGGTTCAAGCAGGGCGAGTCCCTTGGATTTGACGCACAAACTGGTCGGCAGCGGCCTGATTGCACGGCGACCACGTTCGAACAGGACGACTTCGTCGGAGAAATAAGTGCCGCCAGCCGCCACCAGTCGCGCGGTCAGCATCGTCTTGCCATTGCCTGCCTGGCCCGGCAGCAGCACTAGGCAAGCGTGGCACTCGACCGCGCCCGCGTGGATTTGCACCCTGAAGTCCTGCCGTCCGATGGCGCGGTCGAACAATTGGAATTTCAGCGGGGGCGCGAGCGCGGCGGGGTTCTCGCCGCAATGCAGCATTTTCTCGCCATGGAAAAGATACACGTGATCGAGGATGCGGGCCACGGTGTAGGTCTCCATGGCCGATCCGGTGGCCTCCACCCGCAGATGTGCCAGTACCGGGTGGATGCGTTGTTCGAGTTCGCGGTCGCCGTAGCGGACCCGCATCCGCAATCCGAGCAGTTCGTAGGTATGCGAGACGAAGTCGAAATGATCGCCATCGAAGCAGGGTCCGCGGCGGCGCGACCCCGGCACGGGGGCCGGGTTTTCACCGGCCCGGCGGAGCAAGCCCTGGCCCAGCCAGTGCGCGGCCAGGTCCGCGATCTCCCGGATCGCGGTTTCCGGCGGCACCTGACGCGCGGCGGCTTGCTCGTCGGCGATGCGCGACCAGGAATACCCTTCCTGCCGGGCACACCAGACAAACGCGGCGGAGTCGTTGAGCTGATAGAACTCGCCAGCCCGCTCATAGAACAACAGCCCATCGTCGCCAAGCACGAAGAAATGGGTGTGCGCTACCGGCATCAGGTCTTCGGCGGGCAAGGTGGCCGACGGGTTGTCCGCCGCCCGGCGGACGAAGGGAAACACCCGCGCATAATCGGCGATGGTGCGCCCGGCGAAGTCAACACCGCTGAAGGCTTGGTAATCGGCCAAGCTGCGGCGTGAGCCGAGACCGTATCGTCCGAGCGCCGCCACTTCCCCAGGCGTACTCGCCGCGGGATGGCACAAGGCCCGCATACGCCGCAGCGTGTGTCGATGGCGCTCGCTCCACGCGGCCGCGTCGTTCCAATGGCGCGCGCTCTCTTTGCGTCCGTAATAGTGGTAAATGAGCGTGCGCGAAGGCGAAAACAGGTCGAAGCCCGCGGTCCAGAGCCGGACGGCCAGATTCTGCTCCTCACCGTTGAAATAGATTTCCGGGTCGGCCGGCACGTCCCACAAGATGCGCGAAGGCCCGAAAATGAAACCGCCGGCGCAGGCCGCCGTCGGCATGGGCCGTTCGACCACCACGTCGGGCGGCGGCTCGGCACAGGACAATTCGAGCAGGCCGTTGGGCATGAAACCCTTGATGTATTGGACCGTGGCCCGCTCGCGCTCGATCAGCCGGTCGGGCGGAATATAGCCCGGCGGATAGCCGGTCAATACCGGCTCATCCGAGTCACAGGCCGCGAGCATATCCACCATCGCCTGATCCCAATCCTGGACGAAGCGCATATGGCTATCGATCTGTAGGCAATACGGCTCACCCCGCCACAGGCTCTGCGCTTGCTGGCGGGCCCACCCCAGTCCCTCCGCCTCGTCGACATGGAAATGAACCGTACGCACTTGCGAGGGATTGCTCTCTATACTGAAGCAGTCCGCGTCGAGTTCGGGAATCGTTTGCCAGCAGATGCCGACGAATATCCGTTCCGGGTGCTTGGCCTTGAGGAATAGGTCGCGCACGGTCCATTGGCATTCGCGGTCGCGGTAACTGGTGATATTAACGAAGAGGTGTGGATACGACATTGCAAGTCAGGGCTTGAAGTGGGTCTGGACCGAAGCGTCTTCGAAGGGCAGCAGGGCCGGCACCGTCGTGACCACTGGCCGCACGACAAACGACCGCTCGATCCGGGCCAAGTAACGGTCGATATCGCCATTGCGGGCTAGCCACTCCTCGGCATCGCCCACATCGGCGGGCCAATCACCGAGGATGCTGGAATATACGTCGCGGCTGTAGGCCAGGGCGTGCGGGTTGGTGATGTCCCTGGCCCGGTCCAGGTGGCGGCAGCCTGGCTCCGGTGGTGGTACGATGGGCCACCATCCACCGAGATAGCATAGGTTCCAGGGACGTTGTCCCAGTTCGGCGGTGGCCTGGGCCAAGATATCGTGCGTGCGGTCGAGGAAATGCACATCGCCGCTCAACACCAACACACAACGCGCCCCGCGGTCGTGGGCCGCCTGTACCGCTTGGCGATGCGATAGCAAGACGCCGATGCGGGGATCGCCCGGCGTCGACAGGGCCGGTATTGGCTCCACCCGCCCGGCGATGCCCAAGCGCTCCAATCGCGCCCATACCTTGGCCGCTATCTGTGCTTGCGCGTTGGGATGGACATAATAAACGACATCGAAGAATCCAAAGCCGTCCATCTGGACCCGGTCTGGCTGGTTCATGAAAAAATAAGCGATGCAATGAATGGATGATACAGGCTGCTGGAGGCGAAGGGCGCGACCCGCGCGTAACCTTACCAACAAGCGGAAGCGATTATAAGGTGCTTTCGGAAGATGACCGACCGACCGTGGCTGTCGGGCCGCGGTCGGTCGGTTTCGAGCGGGGACGAGAGCTTGGATGGGCTGCTCAGTTGAGCACAGCCGAATAGTCGACCATCTTGTAGCCGGTCCGATGGATCGACACGGCCTGGGGCTTGACGGCCTCGATCTCGTCCGCCATCACGCCCACGAAGCGCTGCTGGCTCCAGGTATAGCGGAACGAGTAGAGCGCCACGCCGTTCGGCAACGTGCCTTCGCGCACGATGTCGGCCTTCAGGCGGCGGTCGCTCGGTACATTGAGGGTCGTCGACACGGGCGGGCCGTAGGCATCGGCCCTGGCAGGGATGCTCGCGGCTTGGAGCAGCAATACGGCTGCCGGTGCGCCCACCGCATAGCGGCCAGCACGCTTGAGGAAGTCACGCCGATCCTCCGCACTGAGGGGGGCTGGATGGTCAGCGAGAGCCGATTCATTCGGATGTATATCTGATACGTTCTGGTTCATGGTTCTACAAACCTTATGTTGCGGTTACTGGGGAAAAAGAGGTTAAGGAAGCGCTGATTTAATCGCTTTTCCGTATCCCGGCAAAGTGTGCCTATTAAATCGATTAAATTCAACGTTCTCTTATAAAACCAAGACATGGGCTCGGCAGCTTGTCAAGTTACGGCGTGGGGTCTTGCAATTTTTTTGTAAAGAGATGACCTCGGAAATCTGAACAACCAATGGGTAGCAATCATAACCTGTCGTCGGAAGATAACCGCCGACCCACAGCCAAACAGCCATGGGCGGGCGGTTTCGAACAGGGACAAGTGCTGGATTGACTGCTCAGTTGAGTGCAGCCGAATAGTCGACCATCTTGTAGCCGGTCCGATGGATCGACACGGCCTGGGGCTTGACGGCCTCGACTTCATCCGCCATCACACCAACGAAGCGCTGCTGGCTCCAGGTATAGCGGAACGAATAGAGCGCCAGACCGTTCGGCAATGTGCCTTCGCGCACGATGTCGGTCTTCAGGCGGCGGTCGCTCGGCCCTGGAATGAGGGTCGTCGACACGGGCGGGCCGTAGGCATCGGCCCTGGCAGGGATGCTCGCGGCTTGGAGCAGCAATACGGCTGCCGGTGCGCCCACCGCGTAGCGGCCAGCACGCTTGAGGAAGTCACGCCGATCCTCCGCACTGAGGGGGGCGGGATGATCAGCGAGAGCCGATTCATTCGGATGTATATCTGATACGCTCTTGCTCATAGATTCTACAAATATTATGTTACGGTTACTGGGAGAAAAAACCTTAATAAAACCATGGTTTAATCGTTTTTCCAGAATATCCTAAATTCAAGGGTGCCTATTAAATCGATTAAATTCAGCGTTTTTTAGAAATCTTAGGCATGGGCTCGGTGGTATGTCAAGTTACAGCGGGTAGTCTTGCAACTTTTTTGTATGCACGCCCTCAACCGGAATAGGTATAGCGTGGTCGACCCCCTCGGCCACGTATGGCGCCCGAACCGGATGCGCCACCGCCCAGCCCCGTTTCACGAAACACACTAACGTTTCACAGGATTTCATTAGAAACACCATGAAACACCGCTTATCCCGCCCACCACTCCAGCGTTTCATCCCTATCCCCAAGCCCCATACGGCTTCCAGTGATTTGGCACAGTGCTTGGTAATATTAGAAGGTGCTGATAACAAAACTTATCGGCGCGCCTGTTCGCGGCACGAAGCCGCGATGATTCCCCTCTCAGCCAGGGATGGCTTTTTCAGGGGACCACGGCAGCCACAAGACCCGCGATCCGTCATCCCCAAGAGATAGCGCCATGCCGAACCCATACAAAAAAACGATGCGGCCCCGCCTGGGACGGGAAATCGCCTACGCTCTAGGCGTCAAGGTCTTGCTGCTCATGGCCCTGTGGTGGGCGGTATTCAGGCCGCAGCCAGGAGCGGCCAAGCCCGATGTGGCGGACCTATTCCAACCCGGTCCCCTTTCCCCCCCACACCAGGAGAACCCCCATGATTTCCGGTGAAGAAATCGTCAATCTGTCGAGGCTGCAATTCGGCCTCACCGCCATGTATCACTTCTTGTTCGTGCCCCTCACGTTGGGGCTGAGCTTTTTGCTCGCCATCATGGAATCGGTCTACGTCATGACCGGCAAGCCGGTCTACAAGGACATGACCAAGTTTTGGGGCAAACTGTTCGCCATCAATTTCGCGATGGGCGTCACCACCGGCATCACCCTGGAATTCCAGTTCGGCACCAACTGGGCTTATTACTCGCATTATGTCGGCGATATTTTCGGGCCGATCCTGGCCGCGGAAGGCTGGATGGCCTTCTTCCTGGAATCCACCCTGGTCGGCTTGTTCTTCTTCGGCTGGGATCGCTTGAGCAAGGTGCAGCATCTGGCCGTGACTTGGCTGGTGGCGTTCGGCACCAGCCTCTCGGCGCTGTGGATCCTGATCGCCAATGGCTGGATGCAGTATCCGGTGGGTTCGACCTTCAACTACGAAACCCTGCGGATGGAAATGGCCTCGTTCGCCGAGGTGTTCTTCAACCCAGTGGCCCAGGTGAAATTCGTCCACACCGTGGCGGCGGGTTATGTGACCGGCTCCATGTTCGTGCTGGGGATTAGCTCCTGGTATTTGCTGCAACGGCGGGATTTGGGTTTCGCCCGCCGTTCTTTTTCCATCGCGGCGGGATTCGGGCTGGCGTCGGTATTGTCGGTGATCGTGCTGGGCGACGAGAGCGGCTATACCGAAGGTGAAACCCAGAAGATCAAGCTGGCCGCCATCGAGGCCGAATGGGACACCCACCAACCGCCCGCCAGTTTCACCGTGATCGGCTTCCCGGACCAGGCGCAGGAACAAACCCATTTCGCTATCAAAATTCCCTTCGTGCTGGGCTTGATCGCGACCCGTTCCATCGACGAGGAAGTGAAAGGGTTGAAGGATTTGCGCTCCGACAGCGCCACCCGCATCCGTAGCGGCATGATCGCCTATGGCGAATTGCAGAAACTGCGCGGTGGCGATCAGAGCGCAGCCGTGAAAGCCACATTCGACCAGCACAAGGCGGACCTGGGTTATGGCCTGTTGCTCAAGCGCTATACCGACAACCCGGCCCAGGCCACGGAAGACATGATCCAAAAAGCCGCCAACGACACGATTCCCAGGGTGGCACCGCTGTTCTGGACCTTCCGCATCATGGTGGCGGCGGGCTTCACGATGTTGTTCATCTTCGGCGCGGCCTTCTATTACTGCGCGACGCGGGTGGCGGATCAAAAACGCTGGTTGTTGAAGATGGCGCTGTGGGGCATTCCCCTGCCCTGGATCGCCGCCGAAACCGGCTGGTTCGTGGCGGAATATGGCCGCCAGCCCTGGACCATCTCCGGCGTGCTACCGACCCATCTCTCGGCCTCGAATATCGGCACGGATCAACTCTGGTTCGGCATCGCGGGCTTCCTGTTCTTCTATACCACCCTGCTGGTGATCGAGTTGTACCTGATGTTCAAGTACGCCCGGCTGGGACCGAGCAGCCTGCATACCGGCAAAT includes:
- a CDS encoding cytochrome ubiquinol oxidase subunit I codes for the protein MISGEEIVNLSRLQFGLTAMYHFLFVPLTLGLSFLLAIMESVYVMTGKPVYKDMTKFWGKLFAINFAMGVTTGITLEFQFGTNWAYYSHYVGDIFGPILAAEGWMAFFLESTLVGLFFFGWDRLSKVQHLAVTWLVAFGTSLSALWILIANGWMQYPVGSTFNYETLRMEMASFAEVFFNPVAQVKFVHTVAAGYVTGSMFVLGISSWYLLQRRDLGFARRSFSIAAGFGLASVLSVIVLGDESGYTEGETQKIKLAAIEAEWDTHQPPASFTVIGFPDQAQEQTHFAIKIPFVLGLIATRSIDEEVKGLKDLRSDSATRIRSGMIAYGELQKLRGGDQSAAVKATFDQHKADLGYGLLLKRYTDNPAQATEDMIQKAANDTIPRVAPLFWTFRIMVAAGFTMLFIFGAAFYYCATRVADQKRWLLKMALWGIPLPWIAAETGWFVAEYGRQPWTISGVLPTHLSASNIGTDQLWFGIAGFLFFYTTLLVIELYLMFKYARLGPSSLHTGKYHFEAQAPANAAPLAH
- the cydP gene encoding cytochrome oxidase putative small subunit CydP, which codes for MPNPYKKTMRPRLGREIAYALGVKVLLLMALWWAVFRPQPGAAKPDVADLFQPGPLSPPHQENPHDFR
- a CDS encoding tail fiber domain-containing protein is translated as MNQNVSDIHPNESALADHPAPLSAEDRRDFLKRAGRYAVGAPAAVLLLQAASIPARADAYGPPVSTTLNVPSDRRLKADIVREGTLPNGVALYSFRYTWSQQRFVGVMADEIEAVKPQAVSIHRTGYKMVDYSAVLN
- a CDS encoding tail fiber domain-containing protein; the protein is MSKSVSDIHPNESALADHPAPLSAEDRRDFLKRAGRYAVGAPAAVLLLQAASIPARADAYGPPVSTTLIPGPSDRRLKTDIVREGTLPNGLALYSFRYTWSQQRFVGVMADEVEAVKPQAVSIHRTGYKMVDYSAALN
- a CDS encoding PqqD family peptide modification chaperone, with the protein product MSYPHLFVNITSYRDRECQWTVRDLFLKAKHPERIFVGICWQTIPELDADCFSIESNPSQVRTVHFHVDEAEGLGWARQQAQSLWRGEPYCLQIDSHMRFVQDWDQAMVDMLAACDSDEPVLTGYPPGYIPPDRLIERERATVQYIKGFMPNGLLELSCAEPPPDVVVERPMPTAACAGGFIFGPSRILWDVPADPEIYFNGEEQNLAVRLWTAGFDLFSPSRTLIYHYYGRKESARHWNDAAAWSERHRHTLRRMRALCHPAASTPGEVAALGRYGLGSRRSLADYQAFSGVDFAGRTIADYARVFPFVRRAADNPSATLPAEDLMPVAHTHFFVLGDDGLLFYERAGEFYQLNDSAAFVWCARQEGYSWSRIADEQAAARQVPPETAIREIADLAAHWLGQGLLRRAGENPAPVPGSRRRGPCFDGDHFDFVSHTYELLGLRMRVRYGDRELEQRIHPVLAHLRVEATGSAMETYTVARILDHVYLFHGEKMLHCGENPAALAPPLKFQLFDRAIGRQDFRVQIHAGAVECHACLVLLPGQAGNGKTMLTARLVAAGGTYFSDEVVLFERGRRAIRPLPTSLCVKSKGLALLEPYFPGLAELPVHIREDGLEVRYLPPPPASLPPPGHSAEARLLVFRRYVAGAPQSLRKLSSAEAFGLLMQNCVAIPQPLELLDAMALVGLIKRLDCYELTGSDLDQEAETVLNLCRDIGGGAAVAESPGTIAPAPFL